A single Streptomyces sp. Edi2 DNA region contains:
- a CDS encoding Pro-rich N-terminal domain-containing protein yields the protein MHYAVGAPLPPPHGQASPGAAMNWTPHPGQHTPPASPPAPAAPPPPAQQPASGQGGHGPVPQQAPPVPHSTDITGHVQLPPGAPVPLPSPPTDTTAPDAAHAAVAVLLIGPAGAGKTSVARHWADTRRVPTAHISLDDVREWVRSGFADPQAGWNDHSEAQYRLARRTCGFAARNFLANGISCILDDAVFPDRPVIGLGGWKRHVGPGLLPIVLLPGLEIVLERNARRSGNRRLSDEEVARIHGRMAGWYGSGLPIIDNSQHDVATTVRVLDDVVARSIASPPSW from the coding sequence ATGCACTACGCAGTGGGGGCTCCGCTGCCACCGCCCCACGGGCAGGCATCACCCGGCGCCGCCATGAACTGGACGCCCCACCCGGGACAGCACACCCCGCCCGCCTCGCCGCCGGCCCCGGCCGCTCCGCCGCCGCCCGCGCAGCAGCCGGCCTCCGGCCAGGGCGGGCACGGGCCCGTGCCCCAGCAGGCCCCGCCCGTGCCGCACAGCACGGACATCACCGGCCATGTCCAGCTGCCCCCCGGCGCCCCGGTGCCGCTGCCCAGCCCGCCCACCGACACCACGGCGCCGGACGCCGCGCATGCGGCCGTCGCGGTGCTGCTCATCGGCCCGGCCGGGGCCGGGAAGACCAGCGTGGCGCGCCACTGGGCCGACACCCGCCGGGTGCCGACCGCGCACATCAGCCTCGACGACGTCCGCGAATGGGTCCGGTCCGGCTTCGCCGACCCGCAGGCCGGCTGGAACGACCACTCCGAGGCGCAGTACCGCCTCGCCCGCCGCACCTGCGGCTTCGCGGCCCGCAACTTCCTTGCCAACGGCATCTCCTGCATCCTCGACGACGCCGTCTTCCCCGACCGGCCGGTCATCGGTCTGGGCGGCTGGAAGCGTCACGTGGGCCCCGGCCTGCTGCCGATCGTGCTGCTGCCCGGCCTGGAGATCGTCCTGGAGCGCAACGCCCGGCGCAGCGGCAACCGCCGGCTGTCCGACGAAGAGGTGGCGAGGATCCACGGGCGGATGGCCGGCTGGTACGGCTCCGGCCTGCCGATCATCGACAACTCCCAGCACGACGTCGCCACGACGGTGCGGGTGCTGGACGACGTCGTCGCCCGCAGCATCGCCAGCCCGCCGAGCTGGTAA
- the pyrR gene encoding bifunctional pyr operon transcriptional regulator/uracil phosphoribosyltransferase PyrR, producing MDASSADTTDRLPARPVLEGPDIARMLTRIAHEIVERAKGADDVVLLGIPTRGVFLARRLAAKLEEITGRTVPVGSLDITMYRDDLRLGPARTLARTDIPADGIEGRVVLLVDDVLFSGRTIRAALDALGDIGRPRAVQLAVLVDRGHRELPIRADYVGKNLPTSLRETVKVQLTEEDGRDAVLLGVKHPAPAGER from the coding sequence ATGGACGCAAGCAGTGCCGACACGACGGATCGGCTCCCCGCACGCCCGGTGCTCGAAGGCCCGGACATCGCGCGGATGCTCACCCGTATCGCCCACGAGATCGTCGAGCGCGCCAAGGGCGCGGACGATGTGGTGCTCCTGGGGATCCCCACCCGTGGCGTTTTCCTCGCCCGGCGGCTCGCCGCCAAGCTCGAAGAGATCACCGGCCGCACGGTCCCGGTCGGCTCGCTCGACATCACGATGTACCGCGACGACCTGCGCCTGGGCCCGGCCCGCACGCTCGCCCGCACGGACATCCCCGCCGACGGCATCGAAGGACGCGTAGTCCTGCTCGTCGACGATGTGCTCTTCTCCGGCCGCACCATCCGCGCCGCGCTGGACGCGCTGGGCGACATCGGGCGGCCGCGCGCCGTACAGCTGGCGGTCCTCGTCGACCGCGGCCACCGCGAACTGCCGATCCGTGCCGACTACGTAGGCAAGAACCTCCCCACGTCGCTGCGGGAGACGGTCAAGGTCCAGCTCACCGAGGAGGACGGCCGGGACGCCGTGCTGCTCGGCGTGAAGCACCCCGCCCCGGCCGGCGAGCGATAG
- the bldD gene encoding transcriptional regulator BldD → MSSEYAKQLGAKLRAIRTQQGLSLHGVEEKSQGRWKAVVVGSYERGDRAVTVQRLAELADFYGVPVQELLPGTTPGGAAEPPPKLVLDLERLAHVPQEKAGPLQRYAATIQSQRGDYNGKVLSIRQDDLRTLAVIYDQSPSVLTEQLISWGVLDAEARRAVQHDEI, encoded by the coding sequence ATGTCCAGCGAATACGCCAAACAGCTCGGGGCCAAGCTCCGCGCCATCCGCACCCAGCAGGGCCTTTCTCTCCACGGCGTCGAGGAGAAGTCCCAGGGCCGCTGGAAGGCCGTGGTGGTCGGTTCGTACGAGCGCGGCGACCGCGCCGTGACCGTGCAGCGCCTTGCCGAGCTGGCGGACTTCTACGGCGTTCCGGTGCAGGAACTGCTGCCGGGGACGACACCGGGCGGAGCGGCCGAGCCGCCGCCGAAGCTGGTGCTCGACCTGGAGCGCCTGGCCCATGTCCCGCAGGAGAAGGCCGGCCCGCTGCAGCGCTACGCCGCCACCATCCAGAGCCAGCGCGGTGACTACAACGGCAAGGTCCTCTCGATCCGCCAGGACGACCTGCGCACCCTCGCGGTCATCTACGACCAGTCGCCCTCGGTGCTGACCGAGCAGCTGATCAGCTGGGGCGTGCTGGACGCGGAAGCGCGCCGTGCCGTGCAGCACGACGAGATCTGA
- the nusB gene encoding transcription antitermination factor NusB, with translation MAARTKARKRAFQILFEADQRGADVQSVLADWMRHARTDPRQPPVNEYTLQLVEGYADHVARIDELISTYAVDWDLDRMPAADRSIVRLGAHELLWVDETPDAVAIDEAVQLAREFSTDDSPAFVNGLLGRFKELKPSLRREAQ, from the coding sequence GTGGCTGCCCGTACCAAGGCCCGTAAGCGCGCCTTCCAGATTCTCTTCGAGGCCGACCAGCGCGGTGCCGATGTGCAGTCCGTGCTCGCGGACTGGATGCGGCACGCCCGGACCGACCCACGGCAGCCGCCGGTGAACGAATACACCCTGCAGTTGGTCGAGGGGTACGCGGACCATGTCGCCCGGATCGACGAGCTGATTTCCACCTACGCGGTCGACTGGGACCTGGACCGGATGCCGGCGGCCGACCGCAGCATCGTGCGGCTCGGCGCCCATGAACTGCTGTGGGTGGACGAGACGCCGGACGCGGTGGCGATCGACGAAGCCGTGCAGCTCGCCAGGGAGTTCTCCACGGACGACTCCCCGGCTTTCGTCAACGGCCTCCTCGGCCGGTTCAAGGAGCTGAAGCCGAGCCTGCGGCGCGAGGCGCAGTAG
- the aroQ gene encoding type II 3-dehydroquinate dehydratase, whose protein sequence is MTRRVLVLNGPNLGRLGSREPEVYGATSYAGLVAECARLGKELGFEAEVRETNDEGEMIRWLHEAADGSLPVVINPGAFTHYSYGMRDAAAQRTAPLIEVHISNPYAREEFRHNSVLAAVASGTVAGFGIGSYRLALRALAEELNG, encoded by the coding sequence ATGACCCGTCGGGTGCTCGTCCTCAACGGGCCCAACCTCGGGCGGCTGGGCTCCCGTGAGCCCGAGGTCTACGGCGCCACCTCCTACGCCGGACTGGTCGCGGAGTGTGCCCGGCTCGGCAAGGAGCTGGGCTTCGAGGCCGAGGTCCGGGAGACCAACGACGAGGGCGAGATGATCCGCTGGCTGCACGAGGCCGCCGACGGATCCCTCCCGGTCGTCATCAACCCCGGTGCCTTCACGCACTATTCGTACGGCATGCGGGACGCGGCCGCCCAGCGCACCGCCCCGCTGATCGAGGTGCACATCTCGAACCCGTACGCGCGCGAGGAGTTCCGCCACAACTCGGTCCTCGCGGCCGTCGCCAGCGGCACGGTCGCCGGCTTCGGCATCGGCTCCTACCGTCTCGCGCTCCGTGCGCTGGCCGAGGAACTGAACGGCTGA
- a CDS encoding shikimate kinase codes for MTSPVVVLIGPPGAGKSTVGALLAERLGVGYRDTDADIVATAGRPVAEIFIDEGEPYFRGLERTAVREALESHPGVLSLGGGAILDDGTRTLLTGLPVVFLDVQLADAVKRVGLDAPRPLLAVNPRKQWRELMEHRRPLYTAAARAVIETGERTPEQVAEAILDALELRPAAGHRPRAAHREEQA; via the coding sequence ATGACGTCGCCGGTCGTCGTGCTGATCGGCCCGCCCGGGGCCGGCAAGTCGACGGTGGGCGCGTTGCTGGCCGAGCGGCTGGGCGTCGGCTACCGGGACACCGACGCCGACATCGTGGCCACGGCCGGCCGGCCGGTCGCCGAGATCTTCATCGACGAGGGCGAGCCGTACTTCCGCGGGCTGGAGCGGACGGCGGTGCGCGAGGCGCTGGAGAGCCACCCCGGGGTGCTCTCGCTCGGCGGCGGCGCGATCCTGGACGACGGCACCCGCACGCTGCTGACCGGGCTGCCGGTGGTCTTCCTGGACGTACAACTCGCCGACGCCGTCAAGCGGGTGGGCCTGGACGCGCCCCGCCCGCTGCTGGCCGTCAACCCGCGCAAGCAGTGGCGCGAGCTGATGGAGCACCGCCGCCCGCTGTACACCGCGGCCGCGCGCGCCGTGATCGAAACGGGGGAGCGCACCCCCGAGCAGGTCGCCGAGGCGATCCTGGACGCTTTGGAGCTACGGCCGGCCGCGGGACACCGCCCGCGGGCCGCCCACAGGGAGGAACAGGCATGA
- the aroB gene encoding 3-dehydroquinate synthase, producing MTEQATRIQVGGTAGTDPYEVLVGRQLLGELAGLIGGGSHSGAERLDSGRRRATGGRVAVLHPEALAATGEALREDLASQGYEAVAIQLPNAEESKTAEVAAYCWKALGQSGFTRSDVIVGVGGGATTDLAGFVAATWLRGVRWIAVPTTVLGMVDAAVGGKTGINTAEGKNLVGAFHPPAGVLCDLAALDSLPVNDYVSGLAEVIKAGFIADPAILELIESDPEAAKRPDGAHTAELIERAIRVKAEVVSADLKESGLREILNYGHTLAHAIEKNERYNWRHGAAVSVGMVFAAELGRIAGRLDDATADRHRSVLESVGLPLTYRGDQWPKLLETMKVDKKSRGDRLRFIVLDGLAKPTVLEGPDPAMLLAAHAEIAA from the coding sequence ATGACGGAGCAGGCCACCCGTATCCAGGTCGGCGGCACGGCGGGCACCGACCCGTACGAGGTGCTTGTCGGGCGGCAGCTGCTCGGCGAACTCGCGGGCCTGATCGGTGGTGGGAGTCACAGTGGCGCGGAGCGCCTCGACTCGGGGCGGCGGCGGGCGACGGGCGGGCGGGTGGCGGTGCTGCACCCCGAGGCGCTGGCCGCCACCGGCGAGGCGCTGCGCGAGGACCTGGCCTCCCAGGGCTACGAGGCCGTCGCCATCCAGCTGCCGAACGCCGAGGAGTCCAAGACCGCCGAGGTCGCGGCGTACTGCTGGAAGGCGCTCGGCCAGTCCGGCTTCACCCGCAGCGATGTGATCGTCGGCGTCGGCGGCGGCGCCACCACCGACCTGGCCGGCTTCGTCGCCGCGACCTGGCTGCGCGGGGTGCGCTGGATCGCGGTGCCGACGACCGTGCTGGGCATGGTGGACGCGGCGGTCGGCGGCAAGACCGGCATCAACACCGCCGAGGGCAAGAACCTCGTCGGCGCCTTCCACCCGCCGGCCGGGGTGCTCTGTGACCTGGCCGCGCTGGACTCGCTGCCGGTCAACGACTACGTCTCCGGTCTGGCCGAGGTCATCAAGGCCGGCTTCATCGCCGACCCGGCGATCCTCGAACTGATCGAGTCGGACCCGGAGGCCGCCAAGCGCCCGGACGGTGCGCACACCGCCGAGCTGATCGAGCGGGCCATCCGGGTCAAGGCCGAGGTCGTCTCCGCGGACCTCAAGGAGTCCGGCCTGCGCGAAATCCTCAACTACGGCCACACCCTCGCGCACGCCATCGAGAAGAACGAGCGCTACAACTGGCGGCACGGCGCGGCCGTCTCCGTCGGCATGGTCTTCGCCGCCGAGCTCGGCCGGATCGCCGGCCGCCTGGACGACGCCACCGCCGACCGGCACCGCTCCGTGCTGGAGTCCGTCGGGCTGCCGCTGACCTACCGCGGCGACCAGTGGCCCAAGCTGCTGGAGACGATGAAGGTCGACAAGAAGTCCCGCGGCGACCGGCTGCGCTTCATCGTCCTGGACGGCCTCGCCAAGCCGACCGTCCTGGAGGGCCCGGACCCGGCGATGCTGCTCGCCGCCCACGCGGAGATCGCGGCATGA
- the efp gene encoding elongation factor P — protein sequence MASTNDLKNGLVLKLEGGQLWSVVEFQHVKPGKGPAFVRTKLKNVLSGKVVDKTFNAGVKVETATVDKRGMQFSYMDGEYFVFMDMDTYDQLMVDRKAVGDAANFLLEGFEAVVAQHEGEVLYVELPAAVELVIQHTEPGVQGDRSTGGSKPATLETGYEIQVPLFITEGEKIKVDTRTGDYLGRVNS from the coding sequence GTGGCTTCCACGAACGACCTCAAGAACGGCCTGGTGCTCAAGCTCGAAGGGGGCCAGCTCTGGTCCGTCGTCGAGTTCCAGCACGTCAAGCCCGGTAAGGGCCCGGCCTTCGTCCGCACCAAGCTGAAGAACGTGCTCTCCGGCAAGGTGGTGGACAAGACCTTCAACGCCGGCGTGAAGGTCGAGACGGCCACTGTCGACAAGCGCGGGATGCAGTTCTCGTACATGGACGGCGAGTACTTCGTCTTCATGGACATGGACACCTACGACCAGCTGATGGTCGACCGCAAGGCCGTCGGTGACGCCGCGAACTTCCTCCTCGAGGGCTTCGAGGCCGTCGTGGCGCAGCACGAGGGCGAGGTGCTCTACGTCGAGCTGCCGGCTGCCGTCGAGCTCGTCATCCAGCACACCGAGCCCGGCGTCCAGGGCGACCGCTCCACCGGCGGCTCCAAGCCCGCCACGCTGGAGACCGGCTACGAGATCCAGGTGCCGCTCTTCATCACCGAGGGCGAGAAGATCAAGGTCGACACCCGCACCGGCGACTACCTCGGCCGGGTGAACAGCTAA
- a CDS encoding aspartate carbamoyltransferase catalytic subunit, producing the protein MKRHLISAADLTRDDAVLILDTAEEMARVADRPIKKLPTLRGRTVVNLFFEDSTRTRISFEAAAKRLSADVINFSAKGSSVSKGESLKDTALTLEAMGADAVVIRHHDSGAPHRLATSGWIGGSVVNAGDGTHEHPTQALLDAFTMRRRLVGADAGLGQDLAGRRITVVGDILHSRVARSNVHLLTTLGAEVTLVAPPTLVPIGAEQWPCEVSYDLDAVLAKSDAVMMLRVQRERMNAAFFPTEREYARRYGLDGDRMARMPEHAIVMHPGPMNRGMEITAQVADSPRCTAVEQVANGVSIRMAVLYLLLGGNEPALTAGNGTSTRTEESK; encoded by the coding sequence ATGAAGCGTCACCTCATCTCGGCCGCCGATCTCACGCGCGACGACGCCGTCCTGATCCTCGACACCGCCGAGGAGATGGCCCGGGTCGCCGACCGGCCGATCAAGAAGCTCCCCACCCTGCGCGGACGCACCGTCGTCAACCTCTTCTTCGAGGACTCGACCCGCACCCGTATCTCCTTCGAGGCCGCGGCGAAGCGCCTCTCCGCCGATGTCATCAACTTCTCCGCAAAGGGGTCGTCGGTCTCCAAGGGCGAGTCGCTCAAGGACACCGCCCTCACCCTGGAGGCGATGGGCGCGGACGCCGTCGTCATCCGGCACCACGACTCCGGCGCCCCGCACCGCCTGGCGACCTCCGGCTGGATCGGCGGCTCCGTGGTCAACGCCGGTGACGGCACCCACGAACACCCCACCCAGGCACTGCTGGACGCCTTCACGATGCGCCGCCGGCTCGTCGGCGCCGACGCGGGACTGGGCCAGGACCTCGCCGGCCGCCGCATCACCGTCGTCGGCGACATCCTGCACAGCCGGGTCGCCCGCTCCAACGTCCACCTGCTGACCACGCTCGGCGCCGAGGTCACCCTGGTCGCGCCGCCGACGCTGGTACCGATCGGGGCGGAGCAGTGGCCCTGCGAGGTCTCCTACGACCTCGACGCCGTCCTCGCCAAGTCCGACGCGGTGATGATGCTGCGCGTCCAGCGCGAGCGGATGAACGCGGCGTTCTTCCCGACCGAGCGGGAGTACGCGCGGCGCTACGGCCTCGACGGCGACCGGATGGCCCGGATGCCCGAGCACGCGATCGTGATGCACCCCGGCCCGATGAACCGCGGCATGGAGATCACCGCCCAGGTCGCCGACTCGCCCCGCTGCACCGCCGTCGAACAGGTCGCCAACGGCGTCAGCATCCGGATGGCCGTCCTCTATCTGCTTCTGGGCGGCAACGAGCCCGCCCTGACCGCCGGCAACGGCACCAGCACTCGCACCGAGGAGAGCAAGTAA
- the aroC gene encoding chorismate synthase, with translation MSRLRWLTAGESHGPALVATLEGLPAGVPITTELVADALARRRLGYGRGARMKFEQDEITFLGGVRHGLSLGSPVAVMVGNTEWPKWEQVMAADPVDPEELAALARNAPLTRPRPGHADLAGMQKYGFDEARPILERASARETAARVALGAVARSFLKETAGIEIVSHVVELGAAKAPYGVYPKPSDVERLDADPVRCLDADASKAMVAEIDQAHKDGDTLGGVVEVLSYGVPVGLGSHVHWDRRLDARLAAALMGIQAIKGVEVGDGFDLARVPGSKAHDEIVSTDDGIKRSSGRSGGTEGGLTTGELLRVRAAMKPIATVPKALATIDVSTGEAAKAHHQRSDVCAVPAAGIVAEAMVALVLADAVVEKFGGDSVPETRRNVQTYLDHLAIR, from the coding sequence TTGAGCAGGTTGCGCTGGCTGACGGCGGGGGAGTCGCACGGCCCCGCACTCGTGGCGACGCTGGAAGGCCTTCCGGCCGGAGTCCCGATCACCACGGAACTGGTGGCGGACGCCCTGGCCCGGCGCCGGCTCGGCTATGGCCGCGGTGCCCGGATGAAGTTCGAGCAGGACGAGATCACGTTCCTGGGCGGGGTGCGGCACGGCCTGTCGCTGGGCTCGCCGGTGGCCGTGATGGTCGGCAACACCGAGTGGCCCAAGTGGGAGCAGGTGATGGCGGCCGACCCGGTGGACCCGGAGGAGCTGGCCGCACTCGCCCGTAACGCGCCGCTGACCCGTCCCCGCCCCGGCCACGCCGACCTCGCCGGTATGCAGAAGTACGGCTTCGACGAGGCCCGCCCGATCCTGGAGCGCGCCTCCGCCCGCGAGACCGCCGCCCGGGTCGCCCTGGGCGCGGTGGCCCGCTCCTTCCTCAAGGAGACGGCCGGTATCGAGATCGTCTCGCACGTCGTCGAGCTGGGCGCGGCCAAGGCCCCGTACGGGGTCTACCCGAAGCCCTCCGATGTCGAGCGGCTGGACGCCGACCCGGTGCGCTGCCTGGACGCGGACGCGAGCAAGGCGATGGTCGCCGAGATCGACCAGGCCCACAAGGACGGCGACACCCTCGGCGGCGTGGTCGAGGTGCTGTCGTACGGCGTGCCGGTGGGCCTGGGCTCACACGTCCATTGGGACCGGCGCCTGGACGCCCGGCTGGCCGCCGCCCTCATGGGCATCCAGGCGATCAAGGGCGTCGAGGTCGGCGATGGCTTCGACCTGGCGCGGGTGCCCGGCTCGAAGGCCCATGACGAGATCGTCTCGACCGACGACGGCATCAAGCGCAGCTCGGGCCGCTCCGGCGGCACCGAGGGCGGGCTGACCACCGGCGAGCTGCTGCGGGTGCGTGCCGCGATGAAGCCGATCGCGACGGTGCCGAAGGCGCTGGCGACCATCGATGTGAGCACCGGTGAGGCGGCCAAGGCGCACCACCAGCGCTCGGACGTCTGCGCCGTGCCGGCCGCGGGCATCGTCGCCGAGGCGATGGTGGCCCTGGTCCTGGCGGACGCGGTGGTGGAGAAGTTCGGCGGCGACAGCGTGCCGGAGACCCGCCGCAATGTGCAGACCTACCTCGATCACCTGGCGATCCGATGA
- a CDS encoding shikimate dehydrogenase, whose product MSATRRAAVLGSPIAHSLSPVLHRAAYRELGLSDWTYDRHEVDEAALPAFMERLDATWAGLSLTMPLKRAVIPLLDEISPTASSVEAVNTVVLAADGRRLGDNTDIPGMLAALRERGVRQVGRASVLGAGATASSALAALSRICTGEVTAYVRSRARADEMRGWGERLGVMVRTAAWEDAAAAFEAPLTIATTPAGTTDALAAAVPDRPGTLFDVLYEPWPTTLATAWAARGGGVVGGLDLLVHQAVLQVEQMTGRSPAPLVAMRKAGEAALAAR is encoded by the coding sequence ATGAGCGCCACCCGTCGAGCCGCGGTGCTCGGATCCCCGATTGCCCATTCCCTCTCGCCGGTGCTGCACCGCGCCGCCTACCGGGAACTCGGGCTGAGCGACTGGACCTACGACCGCCACGAGGTCGACGAAGCGGCGCTGCCCGCCTTCATGGAGCGCCTGGACGCCACCTGGGCGGGCCTGTCGCTGACCATGCCGCTCAAGCGGGCGGTGATCCCGCTGCTCGACGAGATCAGCCCCACGGCGTCCTCGGTCGAGGCGGTGAACACCGTCGTCCTCGCCGCCGACGGGCGCCGCCTCGGCGACAACACCGACATCCCCGGCATGCTCGCCGCGCTGCGCGAACGCGGAGTGCGGCAGGTCGGGCGGGCGTCGGTGCTGGGCGCCGGCGCCACCGCCTCCTCGGCGCTGGCCGCGCTCTCCCGCATCTGCACCGGTGAGGTCACCGCATACGTCCGCAGCCGGGCACGCGCCGACGAGATGCGCGGCTGGGGCGAGCGGCTGGGCGTCATGGTCCGCACCGCCGCCTGGGAGGACGCCGCGGCGGCCTTCGAGGCGCCGCTGACCATCGCGACCACCCCGGCGGGCACCACCGACGCGCTCGCCGCCGCCGTCCCCGACCGGCCCGGCACGCTCTTCGACGTCCTCTACGAGCCCTGGCCGACGACGCTGGCCACCGCCTGGGCCGCCCGCGGCGGCGGGGTGGTGGGCGGCCTCGACCTGCTGGTCCACCAGGCCGTACTGCAGGTGGAGCAGATGACGGGGCGGTCCCCGGCACCCCTGGTCGCGATGCGCAAGGCCGGAGAGGCGGCGCTCGCCGCCCGCTGA
- a CDS encoding aminopeptidase P family protein: MSELYAARRTRLRDRVAGAGSAAALISRPANVRYLTGCAPPGAALLLAPADEVLLCGMPLSGDPAEGRPADDVRVSVLPTRGGDPVVAGADLAATAGADTLAVEEHHLTVTRHRALSQVAPRLRLTDLACAVEAQRLVKDDDEIACLRIAAEITDQALGELLESILVGRTERHLALELERRLVDHGADGPAFPTSVATGPNAGRPGHLPTDRRVEEGDFLSLCLGASYRGYRCEIGRTFVIGTTPSDWQIELYDLVFAAQRAGREALAPDVECREVDRVTRHVLDAAGYGERLGAWTGHGVGLEIDEDPQLSPAAMGKLDACVPVTVEPGVHIPGRGGVRIDDTLVVRPEADGGPELLTITTKELLAL; encoded by the coding sequence ATGTCCGAGTTGTACGCGGCCCGGCGCACGCGGCTGCGCGACCGCGTAGCCGGGGCCGGAAGTGCCGCCGCACTGATCTCGCGCCCCGCGAACGTCCGCTACCTCACCGGCTGCGCGCCGCCCGGCGCCGCGCTGCTGCTCGCCCCGGCCGACGAGGTGCTGCTGTGCGGCATGCCGCTGAGCGGTGATCCCGCCGAGGGCCGGCCGGCCGATGACGTACGGGTGTCGGTGCTGCCGACCCGTGGCGGCGACCCGGTCGTGGCCGGCGCCGACCTCGCCGCGACGGCCGGCGCGGACACCCTGGCCGTCGAGGAGCACCACCTCACCGTCACCCGGCACCGTGCGCTCTCGCAGGTCGCGCCCCGGCTGCGGCTGACCGACCTGGCCTGCGCGGTCGAGGCGCAGCGGCTGGTGAAGGACGACGACGAGATCGCCTGTCTGCGGATCGCCGCGGAGATCACCGACCAGGCCCTGGGGGAACTCCTGGAATCGATCCTGGTCGGCCGCACCGAGCGGCATCTGGCACTGGAACTGGAACGCCGGCTGGTGGACCACGGCGCGGACGGCCCGGCCTTCCCCACGTCCGTCGCGACCGGCCCGAACGCCGGCCGCCCCGGGCATCTGCCCACCGACCGGCGGGTCGAGGAGGGTGACTTCCTCAGCCTCTGCCTGGGCGCCAGTTACCGCGGATACCGCTGTGAGATCGGCCGGACCTTCGTCATCGGCACCACGCCCTCGGACTGGCAGATCGAGCTGTACGATCTCGTTTTCGCAGCCCAGCGGGCCGGGCGCGAGGCGCTTGCGCCGGATGTGGAGTGCCGCGAGGTGGACCGGGTGACCCGCCATGTGCTGGACGCCGCGGGGTACGGGGAGCGGCTGGGAGCATGGACCGGGCACGGTGTGGGGCTCGAAATCGACGAGGACCCTCAATTGTCCCCTGCCGCCATGGGTAAACTGGACGCTTGCGTGCCGGTCACCGTCGAGCCGGGGGTTCACATCCCGGGCCGCGGGGGTGTCCGGATCGACGACACACTCGTCGTCCGCCCCGAGGCGGACGGCGGGCCCGAGCTACTCACGATCACGACCAAGGAGCTGCTCGCGCTGTGA